A single region of the Mycobacterium lentiflavum genome encodes:
- a CDS encoding LLM class flavin-dependent oxidoreductase, producing MRFTYAEAMTDYRYYIPLAQAAEAAGYHAMTIADSIAYPFESDSKYPYTPDGNREFLDGKEFIETFVLTGALGAVTTKLHFNFFVLKLPIRPPALVAKQIGSLAALTNNRVGFGVGTSPWPEDYELLGVPFAKRGKRMDECIEIIQGLTSGDYFEFHGEFYDIPKTKMTPAPTQPIPVLIGGHADAALKRAARLDGWMHGGGDPEELDGLLAKLKRYREEAGKTGPFQIHVISADAYTVDGIKRLEDKGVTDAIVGFRIPYIKGNDTEPLESKIRNLEMFAENVIAKV from the coding sequence GTGCGCTTCACCTACGCAGAGGCGATGACCGACTACCGGTACTACATCCCGCTGGCCCAAGCCGCCGAGGCGGCCGGCTACCACGCGATGACGATCGCCGACAGCATCGCCTACCCCTTCGAATCCGACTCGAAGTATCCGTACACCCCGGACGGCAACCGCGAATTCCTGGACGGCAAGGAGTTCATCGAAACCTTCGTGCTGACAGGGGCATTGGGCGCGGTGACGACGAAGCTGCACTTCAACTTCTTCGTCCTCAAGCTGCCCATCCGGCCGCCGGCGTTGGTGGCCAAACAGATTGGCTCGCTGGCCGCCTTGACCAACAACCGGGTGGGCTTCGGGGTCGGTACCAGCCCGTGGCCGGAGGACTACGAGTTGCTCGGTGTCCCGTTCGCCAAGCGCGGCAAGCGCATGGACGAATGCATCGAAATCATCCAGGGCCTCACCAGCGGCGACTATTTCGAATTCCACGGCGAGTTCTACGACATCCCCAAGACGAAGATGACACCGGCTCCCACCCAACCGATCCCGGTGCTGATCGGCGGCCACGCCGACGCCGCGCTGAAACGCGCCGCCCGCCTGGACGGCTGGATGCACGGCGGCGGCGACCCGGAGGAACTCGACGGGCTCCTGGCCAAGCTCAAGCGGTATCGCGAAGAGGCCGGCAAGACCGGCCCGTTCCAGATTCACGTGATCTCGGCGGACGCCTACACCGTCGACGGCATCAAGCGGTTGGAGGACAAGGGCGTCACCGACGCCATCGTCGGGTTCCGCATCCCCTACATCAAGGGCAACGACACCGAGCCGCTGGAGAGCAAGATCCGCAACCTCGAGATGTTTGCCGAGAACGTCATCGCGAAGGTCTAG
- a CDS encoding enoyl-CoA hydratase/isomerase family protein, which produces MELETLEDNIACITLNRPARLNAIDGSLIDGVDAALDVLSGGQYRVAIITGAGRGFCAGADLSGTGQAWTRPAGRQTPAFKVNYDAQVRLANLYTRIYELDIPVIAAVNGVAVGGGLAFTLVSDIRVASQQARFGSVFIKAGFSSMDMGTSYLLPKIVGAGVARELMLTGRIIDADEAYRIKLVHEVVAPDELMPAALRKAREIAENNAYGVWQTKIGLNVALDAPSLRHAIEIENRTQILSGFTNNPAEAATAHMEKRAPKWDPL; this is translated from the coding sequence GTGGAACTGGAAACTCTCGAGGACAACATCGCCTGTATCACCCTGAACCGCCCGGCTCGTCTCAATGCGATCGACGGTTCGTTGATCGACGGCGTGGACGCCGCCCTGGACGTGCTCAGCGGCGGCCAGTACCGGGTCGCGATCATCACCGGTGCCGGACGCGGATTCTGCGCCGGCGCAGATCTGAGCGGCACTGGCCAGGCCTGGACCCGTCCGGCCGGCCGGCAAACCCCGGCGTTCAAGGTCAACTACGACGCTCAGGTACGGCTGGCCAACCTCTACACCCGAATCTACGAACTGGACATCCCCGTGATCGCGGCGGTCAACGGCGTCGCAGTCGGTGGCGGCCTGGCGTTCACGTTGGTCAGCGATATCCGGGTGGCGTCGCAACAGGCCCGGTTCGGCTCGGTGTTCATCAAGGCCGGCTTCTCGTCGATGGACATGGGCACCAGTTATCTGCTGCCGAAAATCGTCGGTGCCGGCGTGGCGCGCGAGTTGATGCTGACCGGCCGGATCATCGACGCCGACGAGGCCTACCGCATCAAGCTGGTGCACGAGGTGGTCGCGCCCGACGAGCTGATGCCGGCGGCGTTGCGCAAGGCCCGCGAGATCGCCGAGAACAATGCTTATGGCGTGTGGCAGACCAAGATTGGGCTCAACGTCGCGCTCGATGCGCCCAGTTTGCGGCATGCCATCGAGATCGAGAATCGCACTCAGATCCTCAGCGGCTTCACGAACAACCCTGCCGAGGCGGCCACGGCGCACATGGAGAAGCGGGCTCCCAAGTGGGATCCGCTGTGA
- a CDS encoding fumarylacetoacetate hydrolase family protein — MKWVTFRGADGEQTGVLSDDVIHPMPPGVTLLDLVARGADGLRQAGEEAQRRDPVRLNDVVLAAPIPRPPSIRDSLCFLDHMRNCQAAVGGPRVLSDTWYRIPAFYFACPATVLGPYDDAPMAPGSAWQDFELEIAAVIGTSGKDLTVEQAEQAIIGYTIFNDWSARDLQQLETQLAIGQGKGKDSGVTLGPYLVTPDELEEYRHPANPGKLDLQVTALVNDHVIGSGSTAQMDWSFGEVISFVSRGVQLTPGDVIGSGTVPTCTLVEHLSLTRLESFPGWLRDGDVVTLRVQGLGETRQTVRATSPPHRLAPRPNPEAAPAPNRVNRAPARVPYTRGLHEVADRVWAWTLPDGGYGWSNAGLVSGDGASLLVDTLFDLALTREMLTAMGSFTDRAPITDALITHSNGDHTHGNQLLDPSVRIIAAQGTADEIEHGMAPEMLAMVQTANLGPVATPYTRDRFGPFDFSGIKVRNADQTFDRELSIEIGGRRIELLNLGPAHTAADSVVHVPDAGVLFGGDLLFIGCTPIVWAGPIDNWIAACDAMIALDAPTVVPGHGPVTDPDGIRAVRGYLVHVAEQAKAAYDKGLPWAQAADTIDLGEYASWLDAERVVVNVYQRYRELDPDTPQLETMALLVMQAEWLAKRG, encoded by the coding sequence ATGAAATGGGTGACCTTTCGAGGAGCCGACGGCGAGCAGACCGGGGTGCTCTCCGACGATGTGATCCACCCGATGCCGCCGGGGGTAACGCTGCTCGACCTCGTCGCGCGCGGTGCCGACGGCCTGCGCCAGGCCGGTGAGGAAGCGCAGCGTCGCGACCCGGTGCGGCTGAATGACGTGGTGTTGGCGGCGCCGATCCCCCGGCCGCCGTCGATCCGGGATTCCCTGTGCTTTCTGGACCACATGCGCAACTGCCAGGCAGCGGTGGGCGGTCCACGGGTCCTCAGCGATACCTGGTATCGCATCCCGGCGTTCTACTTCGCTTGTCCGGCAACCGTTCTGGGGCCTTATGACGATGCGCCTATGGCGCCCGGAAGTGCTTGGCAGGACTTCGAACTGGAGATCGCCGCGGTCATCGGAACGAGCGGCAAAGATCTGACGGTGGAGCAGGCCGAACAGGCCATCATCGGCTACACCATCTTCAACGACTGGTCGGCGCGCGACCTGCAGCAGCTGGAAACCCAACTCGCGATCGGACAGGGCAAGGGCAAAGACAGCGGAGTCACGCTGGGCCCCTACTTGGTGACACCCGATGAGCTCGAGGAGTATCGCCACCCCGCCAATCCTGGCAAGCTCGACCTGCAGGTCACCGCACTGGTCAACGATCACGTGATCGGATCGGGCTCGACGGCCCAAATGGATTGGAGCTTCGGCGAAGTCATCTCCTTCGTTTCGCGCGGTGTACAGCTCACGCCCGGTGACGTCATCGGCTCCGGCACGGTGCCGACCTGCACGCTGGTCGAACACCTCAGCTTGACCCGGCTGGAGTCGTTCCCCGGGTGGCTGCGCGACGGTGACGTCGTCACGCTGCGGGTGCAGGGTTTGGGCGAGACCCGGCAGACCGTCCGGGCCACTAGCCCGCCGCACCGGTTGGCTCCCCGGCCGAATCCGGAAGCCGCACCCGCACCGAACCGGGTCAACCGGGCGCCGGCGCGGGTACCCTACACCCGCGGGCTGCACGAGGTCGCAGATCGGGTGTGGGCGTGGACATTGCCGGACGGAGGCTACGGCTGGAGCAACGCCGGTCTGGTCAGCGGCGACGGCGCCTCACTACTGGTCGACACCCTGTTCGACTTGGCGTTGACCCGCGAAATGCTGACCGCGATGGGCTCGTTCACCGACCGGGCGCCGATCACTGACGCGCTGATCACTCACTCCAACGGTGATCACACCCACGGCAACCAACTGCTCGACCCGTCGGTGCGGATCATCGCCGCGCAGGGCACGGCCGACGAGATCGAGCACGGGATGGCGCCCGAGATGCTCGCCATGGTGCAGACCGCCAATCTTGGGCCGGTCGCGACGCCGTACACGCGAGACCGGTTTGGGCCCTTCGACTTCAGTGGCATCAAAGTGCGCAACGCCGACCAGACGTTCGACCGTGAACTGTCCATCGAGATCGGCGGCCGGCGGATCGAGCTGTTGAACCTGGGTCCGGCGCACACCGCGGCGGACTCGGTGGTGCATGTGCCCGACGCCGGAGTGCTGTTCGGTGGCGATCTGCTGTTCATCGGCTGCACCCCGATCGTGTGGGCGGGCCCGATCGACAACTGGATCGCGGCCTGCGATGCGATGATCGCGCTGGACGCTCCGACGGTGGTGCCCGGGCACGGTCCGGTGACCGACCCCGACGGGATCCGTGCCGTCCGTGGCTATCTCGTGCACGTTGCCGAGCAAGCCAAGGCCGCCTACGACAAGGGTCTGCCGTGGGCCCAGGCCGCGGACACCATCGATCTCGGCGAGTACGCCAGCTGGCTGGACGCCGAGCGAGTGGTAGTCAACGTCTACCAACGCTATCGCGAACTCGACCCGGACACACCACAATTGGAAACGATGGCGTTGCTGGTGATGCAGGCCGAGTGGTTGGCCAAACGCGGCTGA
- a CDS encoding ATP-dependent DNA ligase, whose translation MAPRVKLTNPDKVLYPAAGTTKSDVFAYYTAIAEVMLPHIAGRAATRKRWPNGVEQSSFFEKQLAASAPEWLPRASITHRSGTTTYPIIDSVDGLAWIAQQAALEVHVPQWRFVAQWTRRNAEELKPGPATRLVFDLDPGEGVTMAQLAEVARAVRDLIADIGLTTFPLTSGSKGLHLYAPLEEPVSSNGATVLAKRVAQQLETSMPKLVTSTMTKSLRAGKVFLDWSQNNGSKTTIAPYSLRGRQYPTVAAPRSWEELDDPGLTQLRYDEVLTRVDRDGDLLEPLDADAPVADRLTKYRSMRDAAKTPEPVPDAKPAAGQGNTFVIQEHHARRLHYDFRLERDGVLVSWAVPKNLPETTSVNHLAVHTEDHPLEYGTFEGDIPKGEYGAGKVVIWDSGTYDTEKFRDDEVIVNLHGSRISGRYALIQTKGDQWLAHRMKDQKVFEFDEVAPMLATHGSVAKLKSGQWAFEGKWDGYRLLIEADRGSVRARSRSGRDVTKEYPQLASLAKDLVDHHVVLDGEIVALDESGVPSFNEMQNRNRATRIEFWAFDLVYLDGRSLLRAKYADRRKLLETLASATSLIVPELVPGNDGAQALEYSRKHGWEGVVAKKRDSTYQPGRRSSSWVKDKHWSTQEVVIGGWKAGEGGRTSGIGSLMVGIPGSGGLHFVGRVGTGFTERDLANLKKTLAPLHTDESPFDARLPTRDAKGVTFVEPVLVGEVRYSEWTPDGRLRQPSWRGLRPDKKPSEVVRE comes from the coding sequence ATGGCACCACGGGTGAAGCTGACGAACCCCGACAAGGTGCTCTACCCTGCCGCCGGCACCACCAAGTCCGACGTCTTCGCCTACTACACCGCAATCGCCGAAGTGATGCTGCCACACATCGCCGGCCGTGCGGCCACCCGTAAGCGCTGGCCCAATGGCGTTGAGCAGTCATCGTTTTTCGAAAAGCAGCTGGCTGCCTCGGCTCCTGAGTGGTTGCCGCGCGCCAGCATTACCCACCGGTCCGGAACGACGACGTATCCGATCATCGACAGTGTCGACGGACTGGCCTGGATCGCGCAGCAGGCGGCGCTGGAAGTACACGTGCCACAGTGGCGGTTCGTCGCGCAGTGGACCCGCAGAAACGCCGAAGAACTCAAGCCCGGGCCCGCAACACGATTGGTGTTCGACTTGGACCCGGGTGAGGGCGTCACGATGGCGCAGCTGGCCGAGGTGGCCCGGGCGGTACGGGACCTGATCGCCGATATCGGGCTGACCACCTTCCCCCTCACCAGCGGCAGCAAGGGACTGCACCTCTATGCGCCACTGGAGGAGCCGGTGAGCAGCAATGGGGCCACCGTACTGGCGAAACGCGTTGCACAACAACTGGAAACATCGATGCCTAAGCTGGTCACCTCGACGATGACCAAGAGCCTGCGGGCCGGCAAGGTATTCCTGGATTGGAGCCAGAACAACGGATCCAAGACCACGATCGCGCCGTACTCGCTGCGTGGCAGACAGTACCCGACCGTCGCGGCACCCCGCAGCTGGGAGGAACTCGACGACCCGGGGCTGACGCAGCTGCGCTACGACGAGGTGCTGACCCGCGTCGACCGCGACGGAGATCTGCTGGAGCCGCTGGATGCCGATGCACCCGTCGCGGACCGGCTGACGAAGTATCGCAGCATGCGCGACGCGGCGAAGACCCCGGAGCCGGTTCCTGACGCGAAACCTGCCGCAGGACAGGGAAATACATTCGTCATCCAGGAGCATCATGCCCGCCGGCTGCACTACGATTTCCGGCTGGAACGAGACGGCGTACTGGTGTCGTGGGCGGTGCCGAAGAACCTGCCCGAGACGACGTCGGTGAATCATCTCGCGGTGCACACCGAAGACCATCCCTTGGAATACGGCACGTTCGAGGGCGACATTCCCAAGGGTGAATACGGCGCCGGCAAGGTGGTCATCTGGGATTCCGGAACTTACGACACCGAGAAGTTTCGCGACGACGAGGTGATCGTGAATCTGCACGGCAGCCGAATTTCCGGACGCTACGCCCTGATTCAGACCAAGGGTGACCAGTGGCTGGCGCACCGGATGAAAGACCAGAAGGTCTTCGAGTTCGACGAGGTCGCTCCGATGCTCGCCACGCATGGTTCGGTGGCTAAGCTCAAGTCCGGCCAGTGGGCCTTCGAGGGAAAGTGGGACGGTTACCGGCTGCTGATCGAGGCGGATCGCGGCAGTGTGCGAGCCCGGTCCAGAAGCGGCCGTGACGTCACCAAGGAGTATCCGCAATTAGCTTCGCTGGCAAAAGATCTGGTCGATCATCACGTGGTGCTCGACGGCGAGATCGTGGCGCTGGACGAATCCGGGGTACCCAGCTTCAACGAGATGCAGAACCGCAACCGCGCCACCCGCATCGAGTTCTGGGCGTTCGACCTGGTTTACCTGGACGGTCGCTCGCTGCTGCGGGCGAAGTACGCCGACCGTCGCAAACTTCTGGAAACTCTCGCCAGCGCAACCAGTCTCATCGTTCCCGAGCTGGTCCCCGGCAACGACGGCGCGCAGGCGCTCGAGTATTCCCGCAAGCACGGCTGGGAGGGCGTGGTCGCCAAGAAGCGCGACTCCACCTATCAGCCGGGCCGACGCTCGTCGTCCTGGGTCAAGGACAAGCATTGGAGCACACAGGAAGTCGTCATCGGCGGCTGGAAGGCCGGAGAAGGCGGGCGCACCAGCGGAATCGGTTCGCTGATGGTCGGTATTCCGGGCAGTGGCGGGCTGCACTTCGTGGGCAGGGTCGGCACCGGCTTCACCGAGCGTGACCTGGCCAACTTGAAAAAGACGCTGGCGCCGCTGCACACCGACGAATCCCCGTTCGATGCCAGGCTGCCCACCCGCGACGCCAAGGGCGTGACGTTCGTCGAGCCGGTCCTGGTGGGCGAGGTGCGCTACAGCGAATGGACGCCGGATGGTCGCTTGCGCCAACCGAGTTGGCGTGGACTGCGACCAGACAAGAAGCCGAGTGAGGTGGTGCGCGAATGA
- a CDS encoding HAD-IA family hydrolase, with translation MNSALTLVHAFDPAPITTLLCDADDNLFASERPAFEASTEVVNRFLARFGVPAPLSPEELRKRAVGKNFRTIALDLAVQCDVPLEQALAQGRPAAVVASAGDLAGGNALSVDDLEEWVREERERVTAHLARTLTPDPQVLEPLRDLAAHYALAAVSSSATKRLGACFAATGLDALISESVSFSAEDSLPVPTSKPDPAVYLHAGQALGVASEQGLAIEDSVAGVSSAVAAGYPTVGNLMFLLPDERDCRRAELIDAGAVAITESWRALADFLLLSAVPTGGSPLA, from the coding sequence ATGAACAGCGCACTGACGCTCGTGCACGCCTTCGACCCAGCGCCGATCACCACCTTGCTCTGCGACGCCGACGACAACCTGTTTGCCTCGGAGCGGCCCGCGTTCGAGGCATCGACCGAGGTCGTGAATCGTTTCCTGGCCCGGTTCGGCGTCCCGGCTCCGCTCAGCCCGGAGGAGTTGCGCAAGCGGGCGGTCGGAAAGAACTTCCGTACCATCGCGCTCGACCTGGCGGTGCAGTGTGACGTCCCGCTCGAGCAGGCGTTGGCCCAGGGCCGTCCCGCCGCGGTGGTCGCCTCGGCCGGCGACTTGGCCGGCGGCAACGCCTTGTCCGTCGACGACCTCGAGGAGTGGGTGCGCGAGGAGCGCGAACGCGTCACCGCTCATCTGGCCCGCACCCTGACGCCCGATCCGCAGGTGCTCGAACCGTTGCGCGACCTCGCGGCGCACTACGCCCTCGCGGCGGTCAGCTCCAGCGCCACCAAGCGCCTCGGTGCCTGCTTCGCTGCCACGGGCCTCGATGCGCTGATATCGGAGTCGGTGAGCTTCAGCGCTGAGGATTCGCTTCCGGTGCCGACGAGCAAACCCGACCCGGCGGTCTATCTGCATGCCGGCCAGGCGCTGGGCGTCGCGTCCGAACAGGGGCTGGCCATCGAAGACTCCGTGGCCGGCGTTTCTTCCGCGGTCGCAGCGGGCTACCCCACCGTCGGTAACCTGATGTTTCTACTACCTGACGAACGGGATTGCCGCCGTGCAGAACTGATCGATGCCGGCGCAGTCGCGATCACCGAGTCGTGGCGTGCGCTAGCCGATTTCCTGCTGCTGTCGGCGGTGCCGACTGGCGGTTCACCGCTCGCGTAG
- a CDS encoding mannitol dehydrogenase family protein, with protein sequence MASAIDLNNASLSQLPIDAPKYDRDGVSVGIAHIGAGHFHRAHQAAYINLLLQQGLAHEWGICGVGVMPADWTMRDVLTDQDGLYTLILENPDGSRDAQVIGSIVDYRYAPDDPESALEVLAAPSTRIISLTITEGGYRDPGGPAFTLITQALARRRDRGIPAPTIVSCDNIENNGEVARRTVLASAERIDPELAAWVAEHSRFPSSMVDRITPATTLEMAAEVRRDFGVNDRWPVVAEPFSAWVLEDEFVDGRPPLEKAGVLMVDDVRPYERMKLRLLNAGHQCLCYFAHLCGFEFVHEAAQDPLFAKYLLAYFDTEAIPTLPPVPGVDLHDYGRTLIERFANPAVRDTVARLCAYSSDRIPKWLLPVIRDNLANDGPIHLASAAVASWARYAEGVDEWGEPYEVLDQLSDSLIPIARSHRENACAFIEIIAVFADLSHQHRFVEAYRWALDSLHSKGAHATLEALVR encoded by the coding sequence ATGGCCAGCGCAATCGATCTGAACAATGCGTCGCTCTCCCAGTTGCCGATCGACGCGCCGAAATACGACCGTGACGGCGTCAGCGTCGGTATCGCGCACATTGGCGCCGGTCACTTCCATCGCGCGCATCAGGCTGCCTACATCAATCTGCTGCTGCAGCAGGGCCTGGCGCACGAGTGGGGCATCTGCGGGGTGGGTGTCATGCCCGCCGACTGGACCATGCGCGATGTCCTGACCGATCAAGACGGGCTCTACACGCTGATCTTGGAGAACCCCGACGGCAGCCGGGACGCCCAAGTGATCGGCTCGATCGTCGACTATCGCTACGCCCCGGACGATCCGGAGTCGGCGTTGGAGGTTCTTGCCGCGCCGTCCACCCGGATCATTTCGCTGACCATCACCGAAGGCGGTTACCGCGATCCCGGTGGGCCGGCGTTCACGTTGATCACCCAGGCGCTCGCCCGGCGACGCGATCGAGGAATCCCCGCGCCGACGATCGTGTCCTGCGACAACATCGAAAACAACGGTGAGGTCGCCCGGCGTACGGTGCTGGCAAGCGCCGAACGCATAGACCCCGAGTTGGCGGCATGGGTGGCCGAGCACAGCCGGTTTCCGAGTTCGATGGTCGATCGCATCACCCCGGCAACGACTTTAGAGATGGCCGCGGAAGTGCGCCGCGACTTCGGCGTCAACGACCGGTGGCCGGTGGTGGCCGAGCCGTTTTCCGCCTGGGTGCTAGAGGACGAGTTCGTCGATGGCCGACCGCCGCTGGAGAAAGCGGGCGTGCTGATGGTCGACGATGTGCGCCCATACGAGCGGATGAAGCTTCGCCTGCTCAACGCGGGGCATCAGTGCCTGTGTTACTTCGCCCACCTCTGCGGTTTCGAGTTCGTTCACGAAGCGGCGCAGGATCCGTTGTTCGCCAAGTACTTGCTTGCCTACTTCGACACCGAGGCCATCCCGACGCTGCCGCCGGTGCCGGGGGTCGACCTGCATGACTACGGCCGCACCCTGATCGAGCGGTTCGCCAACCCTGCCGTGCGCGACACCGTCGCCCGGCTGTGTGCCTACTCGTCGGACCGCATACCGAAGTGGCTGTTGCCCGTCATCCGCGACAACCTGGCCAACGACGGGCCGATTCACCTGGCTTCAGCGGCCGTGGCCAGTTGGGCCCGCTACGCCGAGGGCGTCGACGAGTGGGGCGAGCCGTACGAGGTGCTCGACCAGCTGTCGGATTCGCTCATCCCGATCGCCCGGTCGCACCGCGAAAACGCATGCGCGTTCATCGAGATCATCGCGGTATTCGCCGACCTGTCCCATCAGCATCGGTTTGTCGAGGCATACCGCTGGGCGCTGGATTCGTTGCACAGCAAGGGAGCTCACGCGACGCTGGAAGCGTTGGTGCGATGA
- a CDS encoding carbohydrate kinase family protein, whose amino-acid sequence MRVLVIGESLIDIVEGDEHVGGSPLNVAIGLSRLGRDVDFLTHIADDSRGRRIADYIKSSGAQLVPGSMTAARTPTATATITEDGSATYTFDLDWQLRGTPEVPPPLLVHTGSIAAVREPGCLAVAALLDAYRLSATITLDPNVRPSLIANRDLARQRIDNLVERSDIVKVSDEDLSWIDPDREPEHTARAWLARGPAIVAVTMGENGSRAFCAAGEAHVAAKQAEVVDTIGAGDAFMVGLLDALWEMDLFGGERRAALAKIQLEELTAAFEAAGLVSALTVGRAGADLPDRAALRSIAL is encoded by the coding sequence ATGAGGGTCCTGGTGATCGGCGAGTCGCTGATCGATATCGTCGAAGGCGACGAACATGTCGGCGGCAGTCCGCTCAACGTCGCCATCGGACTCAGCCGGCTCGGCCGCGACGTCGACTTCCTGACCCACATCGCCGACGACTCGCGTGGGCGGCGGATCGCGGATTACATCAAATCCTCTGGCGCACAGCTAGTTCCGGGAAGCATGACCGCCGCTCGCACACCGACCGCGACGGCGACGATCACCGAAGACGGATCCGCAACCTACACCTTCGATCTGGACTGGCAACTGCGCGGCACACCGGAAGTTCCCCCGCCGTTATTGGTGCACACCGGGTCGATCGCGGCCGTGCGCGAGCCGGGGTGCTTGGCGGTCGCCGCGCTACTCGACGCCTACCGGTTATCCGCCACGATCACGCTGGATCCCAACGTCCGGCCGTCGCTGATCGCGAACCGGGATCTGGCGCGTCAACGCATCGACAATCTCGTCGAGCGCAGCGACATCGTCAAGGTCAGCGATGAGGATCTGAGCTGGATCGATCCCGACCGCGAGCCGGAGCACACGGCCCGCGCCTGGTTGGCGCGCGGGCCCGCGATCGTCGCCGTGACAATGGGCGAAAACGGTTCGCGGGCGTTCTGCGCGGCGGGCGAGGCACACGTGGCCGCCAAACAGGCCGAGGTGGTCGACACCATCGGCGCCGGCGACGCATTCATGGTCGGCCTGCTCGACGCACTCTGGGAAATGGACCTATTTGGCGGCGAACGGCGGGCCGCCCTTGCCAAAATTCAGCTCGAGGAATTGACCGCGGCATTCGAGGCGGCGGGGCTGGTATCGGCGCTGACCGTCGGTCGCGCCGGCGCCGATTTGCCCGATCGTGCCGCCCTGCGCTCAATCGCCCTCTAG
- a CDS encoding GGDEF domain-containing protein, which translates to MAKQPDQFDWISAYLDSHGLLKQWRRISAVFIASFTAFPLIMLWSPAGPADPVTRTVTLVASALGVTGASLRLKRWPSRRQSSSWSLIAMAGIAAALLTLSNPYVGLMCCTTFAILGGYIAYFHTFGYVLTNFAVAATCVVVLSYRTIADTGDVALTAASLIVVVGLNIGVPVGMQSLVHTLRTDLQSSGRDPLTGLHNRRSFNNSAYELIRVHRNTAGSYLVVAVVDLDNFKRLNDTHGHAAGDQALVAVAAALQQSCRATAVIGRAGGEEFVVADIKTTPDPTRMAERICDAIAAIPFDITASIGTSSAPLRTAAITPAMELIDDLIRTSDAAMYEAKRAGGNQVRHYSGDAPPPVTP; encoded by the coding sequence GTGGCAAAGCAGCCAGACCAGTTCGACTGGATCAGTGCCTACCTGGACAGTCATGGCCTTCTGAAACAGTGGCGCAGGATATCGGCAGTCTTCATCGCGTCATTCACGGCGTTCCCGCTGATCATGCTCTGGAGCCCGGCCGGGCCCGCGGATCCGGTGACCCGAACGGTGACCCTCGTGGCGTCGGCGTTGGGGGTCACCGGCGCGAGCCTGCGGCTGAAACGCTGGCCCTCACGACGTCAGTCGAGCAGCTGGTCGCTGATCGCCATGGCGGGCATCGCAGCGGCACTGTTAACGCTGTCGAACCCATACGTGGGATTGATGTGTTGCACGACTTTCGCGATCCTGGGCGGCTACATCGCCTACTTCCACACGTTTGGCTACGTGCTCACCAACTTCGCCGTGGCGGCAACGTGCGTGGTGGTCCTGTCCTATCGCACCATCGCGGACACGGGCGACGTAGCGCTGACCGCCGCTTCCCTGATCGTCGTGGTAGGACTCAACATCGGCGTTCCGGTGGGCATGCAGTCGTTGGTGCATACGCTGCGAACCGATCTGCAGAGCTCCGGTCGTGACCCACTCACCGGCCTGCACAACCGGCGCTCCTTCAACAACTCGGCATACGAACTGATCCGGGTTCACCGCAACACAGCGGGCTCCTATCTGGTGGTCGCGGTCGTCGATCTCGACAACTTCAAACGGCTCAACGACACGCACGGCCACGCCGCGGGCGATCAGGCGTTGGTCGCCGTCGCCGCGGCGCTTCAGCAGAGCTGTCGCGCCACTGCCGTGATCGGACGGGCCGGCGGCGAAGAGTTTGTCGTCGCCGACATCAAGACCACGCCCGACCCCACGAGGATGGCCGAACGGATTTGCGACGCGATAGCCGCCATACCGTTTGACATCACCGCTAGCATCGGCACCTCTAGCGCGCCGCTGCGCACCGCCGCGATCACCCCGGCCATGGAGCTCATCGACGATCTGATCAGGACGTCAGACGCCGCTATGTATGAGGCCAAACGCGCCGGGGGCAATCAGGTTCGCCACTATTCCGGGGACGCGCCGCCGCCGGTGACGCCCTGA